A genomic segment from Methanoplanus limicola DSM 2279 encodes:
- a CDS encoding methyl-accepting chemotaxis protein, with translation MSDDQPRMKRPGRKALFAGAQTEIPERKPEKNAELIKFIDEFRRVSGEYIKGNTDARLKDSYSEKDLSDIASLTNSILDISSEKSSEMLISSDKEEEYKQKISELEARINEQISVKEKEIGILKQEIKEYEQNKPEISGYESDIQSLKEKTEELKDIIKELESENKNLKDLLNEKDSLIDKFKKDISSIRKKIEEEKKVSFEKGLNSGREEKDKEISDIKRSVQSENDKFYKKGLDKGLEEKNNEINRLKMSFEELKGSVFDEGYNKGAEEGYERGSNDGYKRGNNEGYERGTENSKDELKLKNDKIEELSLLLKDNKKIIDNLNEKITSKESELSVKSSETEEIKSQLRGKESEVKAIESELAEKNAEIEKIKLQLEEKNNETELINSLLSEKISETEEIKSRLTKRDSETEETVSQLAEINNENKIIREQLEEIRTQLEEKSRETEEIRTQLEEKSRETEETVSQLAEINNENKIIREQLEEKSRETEEIRTQLEEKSRETEETVSQLAEINNENKIIREQLEEKSRETEETVSQLAEINNENKIIREQLEEKSRETEEIRTLISEKELEINKLKSELQESNSGYQIKESELTEKDSRIRKTESELAELKEKYENLRESAYNEGFSKGLNEAENKNSDEIRRFNIENENIASGFRDLKEELKRKEELFDIKREELENNIKRTENRFETVIKENPMPALLLDNNLRIIQSSREFEKLSSLNEYRLTGRNIGEFKITVLKGDKLSSVIERKTPADSEIKIQFPSGEHILNQHAIPLKERDGTISGVILICNDITSTREKEEILNRKLRQNEELKKRSETIVQENPMPILLVDNKFNIIVTNNAYENMSGISRQKLLKMNARDFKLVSQEGEGLNTAFKNKKRSYGEVTVDLPSGRHILEQYAIPVPDSNGNVNTLLIVYNEITKIRAKEREIQELMEKSRTEAKKLSESAELFRGRMKLIASGDLTVSAEITEDDPLYELKTDFNNSINEINSLLINVGKNIDLIDETSGELSGNSRKILSATEKLAANSGESAESNSKIIDLFGEISMGITDLSASIEEISGTSQEVMEQAKKVTEEGKSAAEIGKNASGKIENVGIISKKSVDEINALNEEMYKINDIVRLIAGIAEQTNLLALNAAIEAARAGEHGRGFSVVAEEIRNLARESKGATRNIEDLIAEIQKNSEKTTESMKKVDEEITDSIGSVNLAIDALNNIVNDIGGATTGIIEITKATENQADETNKFLENIEKANRMADKNLRSVKSISDFAEDINASTEEVSSISHELHKMSADLEGMMKKFKLKSPK, from the coding sequence TTGAGTGATGACCAGCCAAGAATGAAAAGACCGGGAAGAAAAGCCTTGTTTGCCGGAGCACAGACGGAAATTCCGGAGAGAAAACCTGAAAAAAATGCAGAACTCATAAAATTTATTGATGAGTTCAGAAGGGTATCCGGAGAATATATTAAAGGGAATACCGATGCAAGGCTTAAAGACAGCTATTCTGAAAAAGACCTGTCAGATATTGCATCACTTACAAACTCAATACTGGATATTTCATCTGAAAAATCTTCAGAAATGCTGATCAGTTCAGATAAAGAGGAAGAATATAAGCAGAAGATCAGTGAACTTGAAGCCAGAATAAATGAACAGATATCTGTTAAAGAGAAGGAAATAGGAATTTTAAAGCAGGAAATAAAGGAATACGAACAGAATAAACCGGAAATCTCCGGGTATGAGAGTGATATTCAGAGCCTTAAGGAAAAGACAGAAGAATTAAAGGATATAATAAAAGAACTTGAGTCGGAAAATAAAAACTTAAAAGATCTGCTCAATGAGAAGGATTCACTGATTGATAAATTTAAGAAGGACATCTCTTCAATCCGGAAAAAAATAGAAGAGGAAAAAAAGGTCTCTTTTGAAAAAGGCCTGAATTCCGGAAGGGAAGAGAAAGATAAGGAAATATCAGATATTAAAAGGTCAGTTCAGAGCGAAAATGACAAATTTTATAAAAAAGGTCTGGATAAAGGTCTTGAAGAGAAAAATAATGAGATAAACAGGCTTAAAATGTCCTTTGAAGAATTAAAGGGCAGCGTATTTGATGAAGGATATAACAAAGGGGCAGAAGAGGGGTATGAAAGAGGGAGCAATGACGGATATAAGAGGGGAAATAATGAAGGATATGAAAGGGGGACTGAAAACAGTAAAGATGAACTGAAGCTGAAGAACGATAAAATCGAGGAGCTCAGTTTACTATTAAAAGATAATAAAAAGATAATAGATAATTTAAATGAGAAAATAACCTCAAAAGAATCAGAATTGTCAGTAAAAAGTTCTGAGACTGAAGAGATAAAGTCTCAGCTGAGAGGTAAGGAATCAGAAGTTAAGGCGATTGAATCAGAACTTGCAGAGAAAAATGCAGAGATTGAGAAGATAAAGTTACAGCTGGAAGAGAAGAACAATGAAACTGAACTGATAAATTCACTTTTATCAGAGAAAATTTCAGAGACTGAAGAGATAAAATCCCGGCTGACAAAAAGAGATTCTGAGACTGAAGAGACAGTATCGCAGTTAGCTGAGATAAATAACGAAAATAAAATAATCAGAGAGCAGCTGGAAGAGATAAGAACACAGCTGGAGGAGAAGAGCAGGGAGACTGAAGAGATAAGAACACAGCTGGAAGAGAAGAGCAGAGAGACTGAAGAGACAGTATCGCAGTTAGCTGAGATAAATAACGAAAATAAAATAATCAGAGAGCAGCTGGAGGAGAAGAGCAGAGAGACTGAAGAGATAAGAACACAGCTGGAGGAGAAGAGCAGAGAGACTGAAGAGACAGTATCGCAGCTAGCCGAGATAAATAACGAAAATAAAATAATCAGAGAACAGCTGGAGGAGAAGAGCAGAGAGACTGAAGAGACAGTATCGCAGTTAGCCGAGATAAATAACGAAAATAAAATAATCAGAGAGCAGCTGGAAGAGAAGAGCAGAGAGACTGAAGAGATAAGAACTCTGATTTCTGAGAAAGAACTTGAGATCAATAAATTAAAATCTGAGCTGCAGGAGAGTAATTCCGGATATCAAATAAAGGAATCTGAACTTACAGAGAAAGATTCCAGAATCCGGAAAACAGAATCAGAACTTGCAGAACTTAAAGAGAAATATGAAAATCTCAGAGAATCTGCTTATAATGAAGGCTTTAGTAAAGGATTAAATGAAGCTGAAAATAAAAACTCAGACGAAATAAGAAGATTTAATATTGAAAATGAAAATATTGCCTCCGGATTCAGGGATTTAAAAGAAGAACTGAAGAGAAAGGAAGAATTATTCGATATAAAAAGAGAAGAACTGGAAAATAATATAAAAAGAACAGAAAACCGGTTTGAGACAGTAATAAAGGAAAATCCGATGCCGGCTCTACTTCTGGATAATAATTTAAGAATTATACAGAGCAGCAGAGAATTTGAAAAACTGAGCAGCCTTAATGAATACAGATTAACCGGAAGAAACATCGGGGAATTCAAAATAACAGTATTAAAAGGGGATAAACTCTCCTCAGTTATAGAGAGAAAAACTCCGGCAGACTCTGAAATAAAAATCCAGTTCCCTTCCGGAGAACACATCCTGAATCAGCATGCTATTCCCTTAAAAGAGAGAGACGGGACAATATCCGGAGTTATTCTAATCTGCAATGACATAACCTCAACCAGAGAGAAGGAAGAGATATTAAACAGAAAGCTCCGGCAGAACGAAGAACTCAAAAAACGCTCAGAAACAATCGTACAGGAAAATCCAATGCCGATTCTTCTTGTTGATAACAAATTCAATATTATTGTCACAAACAATGCCTACGAAAATATGAGCGGAATATCCCGGCAGAAACTGCTGAAGATGAATGCAAGGGACTTCAAACTTGTCTCTCAGGAAGGAGAAGGCCTGAATACAGCCTTCAAAAATAAAAAGAGAAGTTACGGCGAGGTTACAGTTGATCTGCCCTCGGGCCGCCACATCCTGGAACAATATGCCATACCTGTTCCGGACAGTAACGGCAATGTAAATACACTCCTGATCGTATATAATGAAATTACCAAAATCCGGGCAAAAGAGAGAGAAATTCAGGAATTAATGGAGAAATCAAGGACGGAAGCGAAAAAGCTCTCAGAAAGTGCTGAACTATTCAGGGGCCGGATGAAATTAATTGCATCAGGCGATCTGACAGTGTCAGCAGAAATAACCGAAGACGATCCACTTTATGAACTTAAAACTGATTTCAACAACTCCATAAATGAAATTAACAGCCTTCTGATTAACGTAGGCAAAAATATTGATCTGATTGACGAAACATCCGGAGAACTGAGCGGCAACAGCAGAAAAATATTATCTGCAACGGAAAAACTTGCAGCAAATTCCGGAGAATCCGCTGAATCCAACAGTAAGATAATAGATCTCTTCGGTGAGATCAGCATGGGAATAACCGACCTCTCTGCCTCAATAGAAGAGATATCCGGAACAAGTCAGGAAGTGATGGAGCAGGCAAAGAAAGTCACTGAAGAAGGGAAATCTGCTGCTGAAATCGGTAAAAACGCATCAGGAAAGATTGAGAATGTAGGCATAATATCAAAGAAAAGTGTAGACGAGATAAATGCATTAAATGAGGAGATGTACAAAATAAACGACATTGTCAGGTTAATTGCCGGAATTGCCGAGCAGACAAATCTTCTTGCCCTGAATGCTGCAATTGAAGCTGCACGCGCAGGTGAACACGGGCGTGGATTTTCAGTAGTAGCTGAAGAGATCAGAAACCTCGCCCGCGAATCAAAAGGTGCAACCAGAAATATTGAGGATTTGATAGCCGAGATTCAGAAAAACAGTGAGAAGACAACCGAATCTATGAAGAAGGTTGATGAAGAGATAACTGACAGCATAGGCAGTGTAAATCTTGCAATTGATGCCCTCAATAATATTGTAAATGATATAGGTGGAGCGACAACCGGCATAATTGAAATAACAAAAGCTACAGAAAACCAGGCAGACGAGACCAACAAATTCCTTGAAAATATCGAAAAAGCCAACAGAATGGCAGATAAAAATCTTAGATCTGTAAAAAGCATATCCGATTTTGCAGAAGATATTAATGCAAGTACAGAAGAGGTCAGCAGCATTTCACATGAACTTCATAAGATGTCAGCCGACCTTGAAGGGATGATGAAGAAGTTTAAACTGAAATCACCAAAGTGA
- a CDS encoding CheR family methyltransferase → MSDAEFQNLKRTIQKLLNIQCGSYKEDYIKRRVLSRMRITGKTEYSDYNKILLSDQKEQELLRNALTINVTKFWRDREVFDLLKSDIIPGIINKKGRIRIWSAGCATGEEPYTLAIILYDLTRLKADTQITIFATDLDREALNKAKTGIYDKRSLENLSEGQIRRHFSEMPDGKFEMKKHIKDMIRFSQHDLMSGKPVSNYLDMILCRNVTIYFTEKQKNDLARMFHPALVQNGFYVMGKTEFLGREVEELYEAHDALQKVFIKK, encoded by the coding sequence ATGTCAGATGCAGAATTTCAGAATTTAAAGAGAACAATACAGAAACTCCTGAATATCCAGTGCGGAAGCTACAAAGAGGATTATATTAAAAGAAGGGTTCTCTCAAGGATGAGAATTACCGGAAAAACAGAATACAGTGACTACAACAAAATTCTGCTCTCTGATCAGAAAGAACAGGAACTCCTAAGAAATGCCCTGACAATAAACGTCACCAAATTCTGGCGGGACAGGGAAGTCTTTGACCTCCTTAAAAGTGACATAATTCCGGGTATAATAAACAAAAAAGGAAGGATCAGAATCTGGAGCGCAGGGTGTGCAACCGGGGAAGAACCCTACACACTTGCAATAATACTGTATGATTTAACAAGACTGAAGGCAGACACACAGATAACCATATTTGCGACTGATCTTGACAGAGAAGCCCTGAATAAAGCAAAAACCGGTATATATGATAAAAGGTCACTGGAAAACCTAAGTGAGGGACAGATAAGAAGACATTTTTCAGAAATGCCTGACGGTAAATTCGAGATGAAAAAACATATCAAAGATATGATCAGATTTTCTCAGCACGACCTTATGAGCGGAAAACCGGTCAGCAACTACCTTGATATGATTCTCTGCCGGAATGTTACCATATATTTCACTGAAAAACAGAAGAATGACCTTGCAAGAATGTTTCACCCGGCACTTGTCCAGAACGGTTTTTATGTAATGGGCAAGACAGAATTCCTCGGTCGTGAAGTTGAGGAATTATATGAAGCTCATGACGCACTACAGAAAGTATTCATAAAGAAATAA
- a CDS encoding DUF7123 family protein encodes MSKKAEIKERYTLTQGKIVVYLKSGLVKGKQYFKSKYIAKDLGLSPKEVGTNMAILADICDELDISRWSYSNSTTWCVKARAA; translated from the coding sequence ATGAGCAAAAAGGCTGAGATAAAAGAGAGATACACTTTAACTCAGGGCAAGATAGTAGTATATCTCAAATCCGGACTTGTTAAAGGAAAACAGTATTTCAAATCGAAATATATTGCAAAGGATTTAGGTCTTTCCCCTAAAGAAGTAGGCACAAATATGGCAATTCTTGCCGATATCTGTGATGAACTGGATATATCACGCTGGAGTTATTCAAACAGCACAACATGGTGTGTCAAAGCAAGAGCTGCTTAA
- a CDS encoding DHH family phosphoesterase — translation MENNKVTVYRLGSGCELEDIRAGNIYEVRVQGFAKFGTFVYLNNSIKGLVHVSNVKTEHNEGEFLFVRVKNIRDNGNIDLEEVVPEEYEIEAVNCFHSQTKLKDLKKKVGRNVTLEVEIAQIKQTSGPTIFTLVDDSGTESGAGFVEAGKRAYPDIELGDFVRVSGEVMMRNGQIQLEISDMSALSDDEILSVKKRIQDAIDERARPDDIPFMIESEILEKLKPDMQKVAYYIRKAIFTNQTIILRHHADADGIAAAVSVERAVTMLIKDNGGDLDSEAHLFKRAPSKAPFYEIEDVTRDLDYALKDNVKYGQKFPLIVMMDNGSTEEDEPSYRMAKVYDIPIVVVDHHHPDESTDRFLEAHVNPYLVGGDFGVTAGMLGAELARMIYPPVESDIRHFPAVAGVGDRSEAPERQKYLDLVADSYSEEECKNIALALDYEQFWLRFNDGREIVKDILDVNNNSDRHKKLVSLLVQEANLAIDEQLKTSMPHVEEKVLVNSANLFMIDVEIYAHRFTFPPPGKTSGEIHDVLCKRNVGKPVVTLGVGPDFVVIRSRGVKMNIPQMVRELRDEIVGGGVNGGGHLVVGSIKFVEGMKEVVISKLIEKIGEFGVEDLI, via the coding sequence ATGGAAAATAATAAAGTAACTGTGTACAGGCTGGGTTCCGGCTGTGAGCTTGAGGACATCAGGGCAGGAAATATTTATGAGGTCAGAGTTCAGGGTTTTGCAAAATTCGGAACATTTGTCTATCTGAATAACAGCATAAAAGGCCTTGTTCACGTTAGTAATGTGAAGACAGAGCACAATGAGGGTGAGTTCCTCTTTGTCCGGGTGAAAAATATCAGGGACAATGGTAACATTGATCTCGAAGAGGTTGTTCCGGAAGAATATGAGATTGAAGCTGTAAACTGCTTCCATTCCCAGACAAAACTTAAAGACCTGAAGAAGAAAGTTGGCAGAAATGTAACTCTTGAGGTTGAGATAGCACAGATTAAGCAGACCTCCGGCCCGACAATATTTACTCTTGTCGATGATTCAGGTACCGAGAGTGGTGCAGGTTTTGTTGAGGCAGGAAAGCGTGCTTATCCTGATATTGAACTGGGTGATTTCGTCCGCGTCAGTGGCGAGGTCATGATGAGAAACGGACAGATCCAGCTTGAGATCAGCGATATGTCTGCACTGTCAGATGATGAAATCCTGAGTGTAAAGAAGAGGATTCAGGATGCAATTGATGAGAGAGCACGTCCGGATGACATCCCTTTCATGATTGAGAGTGAGATTCTTGAAAAGCTTAAGCCTGATATGCAGAAAGTTGCATATTACATCCGGAAAGCGATCTTCACAAACCAGACGATTATTCTCAGGCACCATGCTGATGCAGATGGTATAGCAGCGGCAGTTTCGGTTGAGAGGGCAGTAACAATGCTCATAAAGGATAATGGAGGAGATCTTGACAGTGAAGCCCATCTGTTTAAGAGAGCGCCGTCCAAAGCACCGTTTTATGAGATTGAGGATGTTACAAGGGATCTCGATTACGCCTTAAAGGACAATGTAAAGTACGGTCAGAAATTTCCGCTCATTGTTATGATGGATAACGGTTCTACTGAGGAGGATGAACCTTCATACCGGATGGCCAAAGTTTATGATATTCCAATCGTTGTTGTGGACCATCACCACCCTGATGAATCAACAGACAGGTTCCTGGAGGCGCACGTAAATCCGTATCTTGTAGGCGGAGATTTCGGTGTTACTGCCGGTATGCTTGGTGCTGAACTGGCAAGAATGATCTATCCACCTGTAGAGTCTGATATCAGGCATTTCCCTGCCGTTGCCGGGGTGGGTGACAGGAGTGAGGCGCCGGAGAGACAGAAGTATCTTGATCTGGTTGCAGATTCCTATTCTGAAGAGGAATGTAAGAATATTGCACTTGCTCTTGACTATGAGCAGTTCTGGCTCAGGTTTAATGACGGAAGGGAGATTGTAAAGGATATTCTGGATGTAAATAACAACTCCGACAGGCACAAAAAACTTGTATCGCTTCTTGTTCAGGAAGCAAATCTTGCAATTGATGAACAGTTAAAGACGTCAATGCCTCATGTTGAGGAGAAAGTCCTTGTAAATTCTGCAAATCTCTTTATGATCGATGTTGAGATATATGCACACAGGTTCACATTCCCGCCGCCCGGAAAGACTTCCGGCGAAATTCATGATGTTCTCTGTAAGAGGAATGTTGGCAAACCTGTGGTTACACTTGGAGTCGGGCCTGATTTTGTAGTTATCCGTTCACGGGGTGTTAAGATGAATATTCCGCAGATGGTTCGTGAACTTCGTGATGAGATCGTTGGCGGCGGTGTTAATGGCGGAGGGCACCTGGTAGTCGGTTCAATTAAATTTGTTGAAGGTATGAAAGAAGTTGTAATCAGTAAACTTATCGAAAAAATTGGAGAATTTGGGGTTGAAGACCTTATCTGA
- a CDS encoding potassium channel family protein → MTELEYQPVSFKDVLIEMKDIAELMVDLAYSAILFESKEIAREVLNLEESMNQLVYQARIQSILGARRIEEAESMSGMLQVAESAEIISNSASDIATKILKDVKFPAKLKQALPEAEEVTVHMRVQKNCRIDGKTLGKQKLQSTTGMRIIAIRRDVSWIYDPDRKTRILSGDILIAKGLEAGIDLLSDMTGNEVRANEEEHSDAVVSDLDRAVSLIIEMKNLSELAVGLAYSSLMFDSREVADEVVSLDSRMDDMSYKLDLWVLEASKRISNVEYLRGLLYMSAFAESISNAAKSIVDVIIRDIDIPPVFKKIVRESDEIITKIDVNKKSPLVGKTLKKASLGTVTGMVVLAINSNGNWKYRPGKNDILKAGDIIIAKGRRDGECRLLALAKNRNVNDL, encoded by the coding sequence ATGACCGAACTAGAATATCAGCCTGTCAGTTTTAAGGATGTCCTCATTGAAATGAAGGATATTGCCGAACTTATGGTTGATCTTGCTTATTCTGCAATTCTTTTTGAGAGCAAGGAGATCGCACGTGAGGTTTTAAATCTTGAAGAGAGTATGAATCAGCTTGTTTATCAGGCGCGTATTCAGAGTATTCTTGGTGCAAGACGTATCGAAGAGGCTGAATCCATGAGCGGTATGCTTCAGGTTGCAGAGTCCGCTGAGATAATTTCAAATTCTGCCTCTGATATTGCAACCAAGATCCTCAAAGATGTGAAATTTCCGGCTAAATTAAAACAGGCCCTTCCTGAAGCTGAAGAAGTGACTGTGCATATGAGGGTTCAGAAGAACTGCCGGATTGACGGCAAAACTCTTGGCAAGCAGAAACTTCAGAGCACTACCGGAATGAGGATCATTGCTATAAGAAGGGATGTCTCATGGATCTATGATCCTGATCGCAAAACACGGATTCTTAGCGGCGATATTCTTATTGCAAAAGGACTTGAAGCCGGAATTGATCTTCTGAGTGATATGACCGGGAATGAAGTCAGGGCAAATGAAGAGGAGCATTCAGATGCTGTAGTATCGGATCTTGACCGTGCCGTTTCTCTCATAATTGAAATGAAGAATCTTAGTGAGCTTGCAGTAGGGCTTGCATATTCATCACTGATGTTTGACAGCCGCGAAGTTGCGGATGAGGTGGTCTCACTTGATTCAAGAATGGATGATATGAGTTATAAACTTGATTTATGGGTACTGGAAGCCTCAAAAAGGATCTCTAATGTGGAGTACCTGAGGGGCCTTTTGTATATGTCGGCTTTTGCGGAGAGTATAAGTAATGCGGCAAAATCAATAGTTGATGTAATTATTCGTGATATTGATATTCCGCCGGTATTTAAAAAGATTGTCAGGGAGTCTGATGAGATCATCACTAAAATTGATGTGAATAAAAAGTCTCCTCTTGTTGGTAAAACGCTGAAGAAAGCATCTTTAGGTACTGTTACAGGGATGGTAGTACTTGCAATAAACAGCAATGGCAACTGGAAATACAGACCCGGAAAGAATGATATACTCAAAGCCGGAGATATAATTATTGCAAAAGGCCGAAGAGACGGAGAGTGTCGTCTTTTAGCTCTGGCAAAGAACAGGAATGTTAATGATCTTTAA
- a CDS encoding magnesium transporter — MNLRTAVDFGYCRMILTGLLALLITAFAATAAGIYLGSVRELLALIPGLIVLVPPSINMRGSVTGVLTSRLASSMHLGEFEIDFSKSSVLGYNVRASLYVTTVIAFLLGIVAYVITSFFGLEGITLLDFVLISVISGILSGFLVTGISILITIVSYRKEIDLDMIASPAVTTSGDIITLPALMMTAMLVISLPYEVKYIAGIAVLLISLFCLFMSFKSSVDIAEITREILPLLAILSVVGTFAGITYAVDMEELIAFSVFLVLIPPFTGGCGSIGGILCSRLATGMHMGEIPYNSKPGKEIFGYFSVTYLYAVILLPLMAVIAHYSALLFSMDSPGLLIIIEISLIAGLIVVTFVNLIGYATAVFSFKKGFDPDNFGIPVITSFIDLAGATMLVSVINLLL, encoded by the coding sequence ATGAATCTCCGTACGGCAGTAGACTTTGGATACTGCAGGATGATTCTGACAGGTCTCCTGGCATTGCTTATTACGGCATTTGCAGCTACGGCCGCAGGTATTTATTTAGGCTCGGTTAGAGAGCTTCTTGCATTAATTCCGGGTCTTATTGTTCTGGTTCCGCCTTCTATCAATATGCGGGGCAGTGTTACCGGTGTCTTAACTTCACGGCTTGCCTCTTCAATGCATCTTGGTGAATTTGAGATAGATTTCTCCAAATCCAGTGTGCTTGGCTATAATGTTCGCGCATCCCTTTATGTCACAACTGTAATTGCATTTCTGCTTGGAATTGTCGCATATGTGATCACTTCCTTCTTTGGACTGGAAGGTATAACACTGCTCGATTTTGTTTTAATATCGGTCATATCCGGAATTTTATCCGGGTTTCTCGTAACCGGAATTTCGATACTGATCACAATTGTAAGTTACAGAAAAGAGATTGACCTTGACATGATCGCGTCTCCGGCAGTCACAACCTCCGGTGACATTATAACCCTGCCTGCGCTTATGATGACAGCGATGCTTGTCATCTCTCTTCCGTATGAAGTAAAGTATATCGCCGGGATCGCTGTTCTTCTGATCTCGTTATTCTGTTTATTTATGTCATTTAAGAGCAGTGTTGACATAGCTGAGATTACAAGGGAGATTCTTCCCCTTCTCGCCATTCTTTCGGTTGTCGGAACTTTTGCAGGGATTACTTATGCAGTGGATATGGAGGAACTGATTGCATTCTCAGTTTTTCTTGTATTAATCCCCCCTTTCACCGGCGGCTGCGGTTCAATAGGCGGAATTTTATGCTCCAGGCTCGCAACCGGAATGCATATGGGAGAGATACCGTACAATTCTAAACCGGGAAAAGAGATCTTTGGTTATTTTTCTGTAACTTATCTGTACGCTGTAATTCTGCTTCCTTTAATGGCTGTAATTGCCCACTATTCTGCACTGCTCTTTTCAATGGATTCACCCGGACTTTTAATTATTATTGAAATCAGTCTTATTGCGGGCCTGATTGTTGTGACTTTTGTAAATCTGATCGGCTATGCAACAGCAGTCTTCTCATTTAAGAAAGGTTTTGATCCGGACAATTTCGGCATTCCTGTCATCACCAGTTTTATTGATCTCGCCGGTGCGACCATGCTTGTAAGCGTTATTAATTTACTTCTGTAA
- the rnz gene encoding ribonuclease Z yields MAGETLQVYFLGTAGALPTTNKNPACFMVRRGSDTLLFDCGEGAQQQMMRARTGFTVDAIFISHWHADHYLGICGLVQTMSFNGREDPLTVYGPSWIYEFIDYVEKISKTRLNFRIIPSELRHGSVVPFDGYTVRAYSSDHGMPGLGYILEEDMRPGKFDREKAIELGVKPGPLFGRLQRGENVEAELPDGEIRVIRPEDVMGPARFGRKVVYSGDTRPQTDGEWVKWARGADLLIHDATYDDSERKRAAEVFHSTAGEAAEVAEAISARMLALVHISSRYTKTATHIQDAEKYYKGTIISPDDLDMIELPFR; encoded by the coding sequence ATAGCGGGTGAGACACTTCAGGTATATTTTCTCGGCACTGCGGGTGCACTTCCGACAACCAACAAAAATCCCGCCTGTTTTATGGTGAGGCGTGGTTCTGATACCCTGCTGTTTGACTGCGGTGAAGGTGCACAGCAGCAGATGATGAGGGCAAGGACAGGTTTTACTGTCGATGCGATCTTCATCTCACACTGGCATGCTGACCATTATCTTGGTATCTGCGGGCTTGTGCAGACGATGTCTTTCAATGGCAGGGAAGATCCGCTGACGGTTTACGGGCCCTCCTGGATATATGAATTTATTGACTATGTCGAAAAAATCTCAAAGACCAGGCTGAATTTCCGTATCATTCCCTCTGAGCTGAGACATGGTTCTGTTGTACCGTTTGACGGCTATACTGTGCGTGCATATTCGTCAGATCACGGAATGCCCGGACTTGGATATATTCTTGAAGAGGATATGCGCCCCGGAAAATTTGACCGTGAAAAGGCGATAGAACTTGGTGTTAAGCCCGGCCCTCTCTTTGGAAGGCTTCAGAGAGGGGAGAATGTTGAGGCTGAACTTCCTGACGGTGAGATTAGAGTTATCCGCCCGGAAGATGTTATGGGTCCTGCGCGTTTTGGGAGGAAAGTTGTCTATTCCGGAGATACAAGGCCGCAGACAGATGGTGAATGGGTTAAATGGGCCAGAGGTGCAGATCTGCTCATCCACGATGCAACATATGACGATTCTGAGAGGAAAAGGGCTGCGGAGGTATTCCATTCCACGGCAGGTGAGGCAGCAGAGGTTGCAGAAGCGATATCTGCCCGGATGCTGGCTCTTGTTCATATAAGCTCACGGTATACCAAAACAGCAACTCATATACAGGATGCAGAAAAATACTATAAAGGCACTATAATCTCTCCGGATGATCTGGATATGATTGAACTGCCTTTCAGGTGA
- a CDS encoding sugar phosphate isomerase/epimerase family protein codes for MKNPLYFASSGKIWAAIEWIYGIEDKGYDGWEISAEGNYRLDVRESKNRIAETLGSTNLSVSVHAPFSDLNLASLNYPIYRESIRQLQECVINAADFTDRVTIHPGYMSPAAKLLPGKVWDLHKEALTEIGKTASDCGVLVCLENMPDIPDFLCRFPDEIFGMTEGIEGIGITLDCGHANTTGTLDRFLKDLGRMSHLHIHDNNGKSDEHKAVGDGTINWDNVFSAIKRSDYKGICVVEGRNIDEAGKSFEFIRRNAL; via the coding sequence ATGAAAAATCCCCTTTATTTTGCCTCTTCCGGGAAGATCTGGGCGGCTATAGAATGGATATATGGGATTGAGGATAAGGGCTATGACGGCTGGGAGATCTCGGCTGAAGGTAATTACAGGCTCGATGTAAGGGAATCAAAAAACAGGATCGCTGAAACACTTGGCAGCACAAATCTTTCAGTATCTGTCCATGCACCATTTTCAGATTTAAACCTCGCCTCGTTAAATTATCCGATATACCGGGAGTCAATCCGCCAGCTTCAGGAATGCGTAATAAATGCAGCAGATTTTACTGACCGCGTGACTATCCATCCCGGATATATGTCTCCGGCTGCAAAACTTCTCCCCGGAAAGGTGTGGGACCTCCATAAAGAGGCCCTCACAGAGATTGGAAAAACTGCATCAGACTGCGGGGTGCTGGTATGCCTCGAAAACATGCCTGATATTCCCGACTTCCTCTGCAGATTTCCGGATGAGATATTCGGCATGACTGAGGGTATTGAGGGCATCGGGATAACTCTTGACTGTGGTCATGCAAATACTACCGGAACACTTGACAGATTTTTAAAAGATCTCGGCAGAATGTCACATCTGCATATTCACGACAATAACGGTAAGAGTGATGAACACAAGGCAGTCGGAGACGGAACTATAAACTGGGACAATGTATTCTCTGCGATAAAAAGATCAGATTATAAGGGAATATGTGTAGTTGAAGGGAGAAATATTGATGAAGCGGGGAAGAGCTTTGAATTTATCAGGAGGAATGCATTATAG